Proteins from a genomic interval of Thunnus maccoyii chromosome 1, fThuMac1.1, whole genome shotgun sequence:
- the nedd4a gene encoding E3 ubiquitin-protein ligase NEDD4a isoform X1: protein MAALSPQIRGLQTDEEDESRVLKVKVVSGIGLAKKDILGASDPYTRLSLYDPVNGEITSLQTKTIKKTLDPKWNEEFFFRVDPRKHRLLLEVFDENRLTRDDFLGQVDVPLNQIPTENPNTERPYTFKDFLLHPRSHKSRVKGHLRLKMTYLPKNSGSEEADQTEDTDPGWEFLESQDMSGPRESQLLPALPPGWEERQDNLGRTYYVNHESRTTQWQRPTMQDSDLETQRRQNNNTEGEHAFITRRQISDHDENTTRESPESWEIITEDDSTLYHSNNQLTTPPPHTPAEFHSFCDDLRSIHITGATAGEQRTSQTDHANSSHSSLRGSAQTSTGEEHPVNPVLLPTSTGLPSGWEEKRDSKGRRYYVNHNSRTTTWTRPLVQRTSEAAAATTAAATTAAAAEQSGAGLSQSPSPSLPPVSPDESPLHTPSQEATYESGFLPAGWEVRSAPNGRPFFIDHNTKTTTWEDPRLKIPVHMRRRPSLDPSDLGPLPPGWEERIHSDGRIFYIDHNTRTTQWDDPRLQNSAITGPAVPYSRDYKQKYDYFRKKLKKPADIPNRFEMKLRRNAVLEDSYRRILSVKRADLLKARLWVEFEGEKGLDYGGVAREWFFLMSKEMFNPYYGLFEYSATDNYTLQINPNSGLCNEDHLSYFKFIGRVAGMAVYHGKLLDAFFIRPFYKMMLQKPITLQDMESVDSEYFNSLMWILENDPTDLDLRFTIDEELFGQTHQHELKPGGAEIVVTNENKKEYIHLVMQWRFVNRIQKQMTAFKEGFFELIPQDLIKIFDENELELLMCGLGDVDVNDWRENTKYKNSYCSNHVVIQWFWKTVLLMDAEKRIRLLQFVTGTSRVPMNGFAELYGSNGPQLFTIEQWGTRDKLPRAHTCFNRLDLPPYESFEELREKLHIAIENAQGFDGVD from the exons CGATCCATATACAAGACTGTCCCTCTATGACCCTGTCAATGGAGAAATAACAAGTCTTCAgactaaaacaataaaaaag ACTTTGGACCCAAAATGGAACGAAGAATTCTTTTTCAGA GTTGATCCCAGGAAGCATCGTCTGCTGCTGGAGGTGTTTGATGAGAACCGTCTG acacGTGATGACTTTCTCGGACAGGTGGATGTTCCCTTAAATCAGATACCG acagAAAATCCTAACACAGAAAGGCCATACACATTCAAGGATTTTCTGCTTCACCCACGAAG ccacaaGTCCAGAGTTAAGGGTCATCTGCGTCTCAAAATGACCTACCTGCCAAAAAACTCGGGTTCAGAGGAGGCAGATCAGACCGAGGACACAGAT CCTGGTTGGGAGTTTCTGGAGTCTCAGGACATGTCTGGTCCCAGAGAAAGCCAGCTGCTGCCTGCTCTGCCCCCTGGCTGGGAGGAGCGGCAGGACAACCTGGGAAGAACTTACTATGTCAACCATGAGAGCAGAACTACACAGTGGCAACGACCCACAATGCA GGACAGTGATTTGGAGACCCAAAGAAGACAGAACAATAACACGGAGGGGGAGCACGCTTTCATTACACGCAGACAGATCTCAGACCACGATGAAAACACCACACGAGAGTCTCCtgag AGCTGGGAGATTATTACAGAGGACGATTCCACCTTATACCACAGCAACAACCAGCTCACAACACCTCCACCTCACACGCCTGCGGAGTTCCACTCGTTCTGTGATGACCTGAGAAGCATTCACATTACAGGGGCCACAGCTGGCGAGCAGCGCACCTCCCAGACG GATCACGCTAATTCAAGTCATTCCAGTCTCAGAGGAAGTGCCCAGACTTCAACAGGAGAGGAACATCCTGTTAATCCAGTG CTGCTTCCAACCTCAACTGGGCTGCCTTCAGGCTGGGAGGAGAAGCGGGACAGTAAAGGAAGACGCTACTATGTCAATCACAACAGCCGAACCACAACATGGACACGACCCCTCGTTCAG AGAACctcagaggcagcagcagcaacaacagcagcagcaacaacagcagcagcagcagaacagagTGGTGCTGGTTTATCCCAGAGCCCCTCACCATCCCTACCACCTGTGTCCCCCGACGAGTCTCCTCTGCACACCCCAAGCCAGGAGGCCACATATGAATCTGGCTTCTTGCCGGCTGGTTGGGAGGTCCGCAGTGCTCCCAATGGAAGACCTTTTTTCATCGACCACAACACTAAGACAACTACCTGG GAAGATCCCAGACTAAAGATTCCTGTGCATATGAGGAGGAGACCCTCACTTGACCCATCTGATCTCGGCCCGCTGCCC CCTGGTTGGGAGGAGAGAATCCACTCTGATGGGAGGATATTCTACATAGATCACA ACACCAGGACCACACAATGGGATGATCCCAGATTACAGAACTCAGCCATAACTGGACCA gcAGTGCCTTATTCCAGAGATTATAAACAGAAGTATGACTACTTCCGCAAGAAGCTGAAGAAACCG GCTGACATCCCAAACCGTTTTGAGATGAAGCTGAGACGAAACGCGGTGCTGGAGGACTCGTACCGACGCATCCTCTCAGTTAAGAGAGCTGACCTGCTGAAGGCACGACTGTGGGTGGAGtttgagggagagaaaggattGGACTACGGAGGTGTGGCCCGGGAGTGGTTCTTCCTCATGTCCAAGGAGATGTTTAACCCGTACTACGGGCTGTTCGAGTATTCTGCCAC GGACAACTACACTCTGCAGATTAACCCTAACTCAGGTTTATGTAATGAGGACCACCTGTCCTACTTCAAATTCATCGGCCGTGTGGCAGGCATGGCCGTGTATCACGGCAAACTGCTCGATG CTTTCTTCATTCGGCCTTTCTACAAGATGATGCTGCAGAAGCCAATCACTCTCCAGGACATGGAGTCTGTC gaCAGTGAATATTTCAACTCGTTGATGTGGATTTTGGAGAACGACCCAACAGACTTGGATTTGAGGTTCACCATCGATGAAGAGCTGTTTGGACAG ACTCACCAGCATGAGCTGAAGCCGGGAGGTGCAGAGATTGTTGTCACTAACGAAAACAAGAAGGAATACATCCA TCTGGTGATGCAGTGGCGGTTTGTGAACAGGATACAGAAACAGATGACTGCCTTCAAGGAG ggATTCTTTGAGTTGATACCACAAGATCTGATCAAGATCTTTGATGAGAATGAGCTTGAG CTGCTCATGTGTGGTCTGGGAGACGTGGATGTGAACGACTGGAGAGAgaacacaaagtacaaaaaCAGCTACTGCTCCAACCACGTAGTTATCCAGTGGTTTTGGAAA ACGGTGCTGCTGATGGATGCAGAAAAGAGAATCCGGCTTTTACAGTTTGTGACGGGCACATCCAGGGTCCCGATGAACGGCTTTGCGGAACTCTACG GGTCTAACGGGCCGCAGCTGTTCACCATCGAGCAGTGGGGAACACGTGATAAACTGCCGCGAGCCCACACATG CTTCAACCGACTGGACCTTCCTCCTTATGAGTCCTTCGAAGAACTGAGGGAGAAACTTCACATCGCCATTGAGAATGCGCAAGGCTTCGACGGGGTGGATTAA
- the nedd4a gene encoding E3 ubiquitin-protein ligase NEDD4a isoform X2: MARRLRLHFASRRSNTDPLSESLSSHGEESGLSVSAQSPTESLAHSSVHLKVTPLSPDDGNLQRYSSVFIPRVNTGGCSKKSVLQISLQPCGKLSGELDGSIEDGEPGGGEGGAGTGSDGGSCSSSMASDAGYCSSNSIFEPEASEKHRTTQERSLLCRKSKVPLRRCSSLVIFPKSPCSTPPASPVSPVALPVLPPARGSHQPSFQTSAGEFSQDDEEMTCKGSTTTAVSGHRFSKGSCSAEFRDTKHMVQFNIPLQDEPKYKTEDRSKVMEQPLTQDRLNRHSSSVLLHFAHQRPITSGKGATTTATVNVEYPEAPYPAAHPEGEQDPCKKLYRSTSACLFSSAKPTEKKVCSLGKGQERPEETHCHRAIQRSFSLEVPYPNTGISCHVSNPKLSSPCSPHVHIHLTPCCPAKLPSSVTDVNTSHKGNNQTRDDFLGQVDVPLNQIPTENPNTERPYTFKDFLLHPRSHKSRVKGHLRLKMTYLPKNSGSEEADQTEDTDPGWEFLESQDMSGPRESQLLPALPPGWEERQDNLGRTYYVNHESRTTQWQRPTMQDSDLETQRRQNNNTEGEHAFITRRQISDHDENTTRESPESWEIITEDDSTLYHSNNQLTTPPPHTPAEFHSFCDDLRSIHITGATAGEQRTSQTDHANSSHSSLRGSAQTSTGEEHPVNPVLLPTSTGLPSGWEEKRDSKGRRYYVNHNSRTTTWTRPLVQRTSEAAAATTAAATTAAAAEQSGAGLSQSPSPSLPPVSPDESPLHTPSQEATYESGFLPAGWEVRSAPNGRPFFIDHNTKTTTWEDPRLKIPVHMRRRPSLDPSDLGPLPPGWEERIHSDGRIFYIDHNTRTTQWDDPRLQNSAITGPAVPYSRDYKQKYDYFRKKLKKPADIPNRFEMKLRRNAVLEDSYRRILSVKRADLLKARLWVEFEGEKGLDYGGVAREWFFLMSKEMFNPYYGLFEYSATDNYTLQINPNSGLCNEDHLSYFKFIGRVAGMAVYHGKLLDAFFIRPFYKMMLQKPITLQDMESVDSEYFNSLMWILENDPTDLDLRFTIDEELFGQTHQHELKPGGAEIVVTNENKKEYIHLVMQWRFVNRIQKQMTAFKEGFFELIPQDLIKIFDENELELLMCGLGDVDVNDWRENTKYKNSYCSNHVVIQWFWKTVLLMDAEKRIRLLQFVTGTSRVPMNGFAELYGSNGPQLFTIEQWGTRDKLPRAHTCFNRLDLPPYESFEELREKLHIAIENAQGFDGVD, encoded by the exons ATGGCACGTCGGCTCCGCTTGCATTTTGCGTCAAGGAGAAGCAACACGGACCCTCTGTCAGAGAGCCTCAGCAGCCATGGTGAAGAGAGTGGACTCAGTGTTTCAGCTCAAAGCCCCACAGAGAGTCTGGCGCACAGTTCTGTCCACTTGAAGGTGACTCCTCTGTCACCAGACGATGGTAATTTACAGCGTTACTCCTCAGTATTCATACCCAGGGTTAACACTGGAGGATGTAGTAAAAAAAGTGTTCTGCAGATTTCGCTGCAACCCTGTGGCAAGCTCAGCGGAGAGCTGGATGGCAGTATAGAGGATGGAGAACCCGGGGGTGGTGAAGGAGGAGCAGGTACTGGCTCTGACGGAGGCtcgtgcagcagcagcatggccAGCGATGCCGGGTACTGTAGCAGTAACAGCATCTTTGAGCCAGAGGCTTCAGAAAAGCACAGGACCACCCAGGAGAGGAGTCTACTCTGCCGCAAGTCCAAGGTCCCGTTGAGACGGTGCTCCTCCTTGGTTATATTTCCAAAGAGCCCCTGCAGCACTCCACCTGCTTCCCCAGTCAGTCCAGTGGCTCTACCTGTTCTCCCACCAGCGAGGGGTTCTCATCAGCCATCTTTTCAGACATCTGCCGGTGAATTTTCACAGGATGATGAGGAAATGACTTGCAAAGGGTCCACCACCACAGCAGTAAGTGGCCATCGTTTCTCAAAAGGAAGCTGTTCAGCCGAGTTTAGAGACACCAAACACATGGTGCAATTTAATATTCCTTTACAGGATGaaccaaaatacaaaacagaggACAGGAGTAAAGTGATGGAACAGCCATTAACACAAGACAGATTAAATCGTCACTCTAGCAGCGTGCTGCTGCACTTTGCTCACCAGAGACCAATTACATCTGGGAAAGGAGCTACAACCACAGCTACAGTCAATGTGGAATATCCTGAGGCTCCTTACCCAGCTGCACATCCTGAGGGTGAACAGGACCCTTGCAAAAAACTGTATCGTAGTACCTCTGCTTGTTTGTTCTCCTCAGCTAAACcaacagagaaaaaagtttGTTCATTAGGAAAAGGTCAGGAAAGGCCTGAGGAAACCCATTGTCATCGTGCCATTCAAAGGAGCTTTTCCCTGGAGGTGCCCTACCCAAACACTGGAATTTCATGTCACGTTTCAAATCCAAAACTCAGTAGTCCTTGCTCTCCACATGTGCACATTCATCTGACTCCTTGCTGCCCAGCTAAGTTGCCCAGCTCTGTTACTGATGTAAACACAAGCCACAAAGGGAATAA tcagacacGTGATGACTTTCTCGGACAGGTGGATGTTCCCTTAAATCAGATACCG acagAAAATCCTAACACAGAAAGGCCATACACATTCAAGGATTTTCTGCTTCACCCACGAAG ccacaaGTCCAGAGTTAAGGGTCATCTGCGTCTCAAAATGACCTACCTGCCAAAAAACTCGGGTTCAGAGGAGGCAGATCAGACCGAGGACACAGAT CCTGGTTGGGAGTTTCTGGAGTCTCAGGACATGTCTGGTCCCAGAGAAAGCCAGCTGCTGCCTGCTCTGCCCCCTGGCTGGGAGGAGCGGCAGGACAACCTGGGAAGAACTTACTATGTCAACCATGAGAGCAGAACTACACAGTGGCAACGACCCACAATGCA GGACAGTGATTTGGAGACCCAAAGAAGACAGAACAATAACACGGAGGGGGAGCACGCTTTCATTACACGCAGACAGATCTCAGACCACGATGAAAACACCACACGAGAGTCTCCtgag AGCTGGGAGATTATTACAGAGGACGATTCCACCTTATACCACAGCAACAACCAGCTCACAACACCTCCACCTCACACGCCTGCGGAGTTCCACTCGTTCTGTGATGACCTGAGAAGCATTCACATTACAGGGGCCACAGCTGGCGAGCAGCGCACCTCCCAGACG GATCACGCTAATTCAAGTCATTCCAGTCTCAGAGGAAGTGCCCAGACTTCAACAGGAGAGGAACATCCTGTTAATCCAGTG CTGCTTCCAACCTCAACTGGGCTGCCTTCAGGCTGGGAGGAGAAGCGGGACAGTAAAGGAAGACGCTACTATGTCAATCACAACAGCCGAACCACAACATGGACACGACCCCTCGTTCAG AGAACctcagaggcagcagcagcaacaacagcagcagcaacaacagcagcagcagcagaacagagTGGTGCTGGTTTATCCCAGAGCCCCTCACCATCCCTACCACCTGTGTCCCCCGACGAGTCTCCTCTGCACACCCCAAGCCAGGAGGCCACATATGAATCTGGCTTCTTGCCGGCTGGTTGGGAGGTCCGCAGTGCTCCCAATGGAAGACCTTTTTTCATCGACCACAACACTAAGACAACTACCTGG GAAGATCCCAGACTAAAGATTCCTGTGCATATGAGGAGGAGACCCTCACTTGACCCATCTGATCTCGGCCCGCTGCCC CCTGGTTGGGAGGAGAGAATCCACTCTGATGGGAGGATATTCTACATAGATCACA ACACCAGGACCACACAATGGGATGATCCCAGATTACAGAACTCAGCCATAACTGGACCA gcAGTGCCTTATTCCAGAGATTATAAACAGAAGTATGACTACTTCCGCAAGAAGCTGAAGAAACCG GCTGACATCCCAAACCGTTTTGAGATGAAGCTGAGACGAAACGCGGTGCTGGAGGACTCGTACCGACGCATCCTCTCAGTTAAGAGAGCTGACCTGCTGAAGGCACGACTGTGGGTGGAGtttgagggagagaaaggattGGACTACGGAGGTGTGGCCCGGGAGTGGTTCTTCCTCATGTCCAAGGAGATGTTTAACCCGTACTACGGGCTGTTCGAGTATTCTGCCAC GGACAACTACACTCTGCAGATTAACCCTAACTCAGGTTTATGTAATGAGGACCACCTGTCCTACTTCAAATTCATCGGCCGTGTGGCAGGCATGGCCGTGTATCACGGCAAACTGCTCGATG CTTTCTTCATTCGGCCTTTCTACAAGATGATGCTGCAGAAGCCAATCACTCTCCAGGACATGGAGTCTGTC gaCAGTGAATATTTCAACTCGTTGATGTGGATTTTGGAGAACGACCCAACAGACTTGGATTTGAGGTTCACCATCGATGAAGAGCTGTTTGGACAG ACTCACCAGCATGAGCTGAAGCCGGGAGGTGCAGAGATTGTTGTCACTAACGAAAACAAGAAGGAATACATCCA TCTGGTGATGCAGTGGCGGTTTGTGAACAGGATACAGAAACAGATGACTGCCTTCAAGGAG ggATTCTTTGAGTTGATACCACAAGATCTGATCAAGATCTTTGATGAGAATGAGCTTGAG CTGCTCATGTGTGGTCTGGGAGACGTGGATGTGAACGACTGGAGAGAgaacacaaagtacaaaaaCAGCTACTGCTCCAACCACGTAGTTATCCAGTGGTTTTGGAAA ACGGTGCTGCTGATGGATGCAGAAAAGAGAATCCGGCTTTTACAGTTTGTGACGGGCACATCCAGGGTCCCGATGAACGGCTTTGCGGAACTCTACG GGTCTAACGGGCCGCAGCTGTTCACCATCGAGCAGTGGGGAACACGTGATAAACTGCCGCGAGCCCACACATG CTTCAACCGACTGGACCTTCCTCCTTATGAGTCCTTCGAAGAACTGAGGGAGAAACTTCACATCGCCATTGAGAATGCGCAAGGCTTCGACGGGGTGGATTAA